Within Micromonospora parathelypteridis, the genomic segment CGGTGACCAGGTTCGCCGGTTCGCCGCCGGGCAGCCACTGATCAACACGGTGGTCGACGGCTACTGACCGGGCGCCTCGGCCGCGTTGTCCGGCAGCGCCTGGCCGGTGGCCGACACCAGGCGGGGCAGGTCCACGCCGCGGACGGCCGGCAGGGAGACCTGCTGGCCGTCGTCGAGCCGGGCGACCGCCCGTCCGCGCTGGTCGGTGGTCAGCTCGAGGACCTGGTCCCAGTTGATCCGGCGTTGCCCGACCAACGCCCGTACGCGCAGCTCCCGCGCGTCGGCGTCGGTGCCGGCACGCCAGGCCCACAGCCCGACGGCGAGCGGGACGAGCAGCACCGGCAGCAGGTAGCCCCGGGCGTTGGCCAGCGGCAGGGCACCGATGAAGGCGATGACCGCGGCGACCAGGATGGCTTGGTTGTACCGGAAGCGGACCGTGTCGGGCTTACTCACCCTCCGATGATCCCACCCTCGGCCGGTCCGGCTCGCGGCGGGCGGTGCCGGCAGGGTGCGGTGCGTCGTACAGTGACACGGGTCGTTGTCTCCACCGGGTGACCGGCACGTAACCGATCTGGCCGTCGATCGTTGTCAGTAATTGGACAGCGGATCAACAAACTCCGATGTCCTGCACCGTCGCACCGCCCCCGTGCCCCCTCACGAAGGCGACCGCTGTGCTCCTCGCGTACCCGTTCCGCGTCCTCGTCCCCCGCCGGGTGGCACCGGAGACCGCCACGTCCACGGCGGTGGCGCTGCTCCTCCTCGCCGGTGCCGCCGACCTGGTCCCCGCCCCGGTGGTGATCGCGCTGGCAGCTGGCGCCGGCGCCACCCTCGCCGGGGTGCGGCTGGCCCGGCTGGCCTCCCGGCGCCGCACCGATCCGTCACCGCGTGCGGCGGGCGTGCTGCTCGACGCGGCGGTGGTGGCGGCTGGCCTGACCGCCGTCGTGCTGCCCCTGGTCGACGGCGGGCACACCTCGGCCGTGCTGGTCGGGTCGCTGGTCGTGGCGGCCCTCTCCGTGACCGGGCTGTGTCGGCTTCCCGGCCGGACGCGACCGTCGGCCGGGGTCGGGCTGCGCTGGCTGGTCGAGTCGACCAGCCCGGCCGTCGGGATGGCCCTCGCCGGTTGGCTGCTGCTGCCCCATGACGGCCTGCCGGTTTCGGTCCGGCTGGTCGCCGCGTTGGCGCTCGGCGGGCTGGGCATGGCCGTGCTCAACGCGTTCGCCGGGCCACGGCGACGTTCTCCAGCGGCGGTGTGTCGGGGCGGCGTCCTGCTCACCCTGGGCGGGCTGGTGCTGCTGGCCGCGCTGCCGTCGCCGGCCGGGCGGGTGACCCTGCTGGCCGTACCCCCGCTGGTGCTCGGGATGCTGCTCGTCGCGGTGGGTGCGGCCGACGCGGCGGACGCCGGTGATCCCGGGCCGGCGGATCCGATCGCTCCGGCCTGGCCCCGGTCGGTGCTCCCGGCTGCGGTCCTGCTGCTGGCGGCGGGTCTGCACCTGAGCGCCGGCCGCGCGACGGACCGGACGAGCGTGTTGTTGGCCCTGGCGGCGGTGCCGCCCCTGGTGCTGCGCGAACTGCTTCGGGCCGGTGACGCGCCCACCGCCGAACGCCGCGCCGCACATCGCCGACCCGCCGGCAGCGCCGTCCGGCACCGCTTCGCGGCGCAACCACGCTCGCTGGGCACGTCGGATCTCCCACCTGGGCAGCCCGCGCACGGCCAGCCCGGCCGCCCCGGTGACTCGGATGGTCCGGTCACCGCAAACGGTGCCGGCTCGGCCTGGTCGCCGGATGACGGCGCCGGCTGGCCGACGTTCGACCGGCGGCCCGTTGCGGCGGGCGGCGGTCCTCCGGGCGACCGAGCCGCCCTGCTGGACGCCCTCGCCGCGATCGGTGACGTGCCGGCGCCGTCCGGCGCGCTGCTCCTGGTGGACCTGCACGGCACCGACGGGATCGGCCCGACCGCGCGGGAGGACGTGCTGGCCGAGGCGGTGCACCGGGCCCGCGCGGTCGTCGCCTCCGACGACCTGATCACCGGGTGCACGGGTGCCGGCTTCGCCGTGGTCACCGGTGCCGGCCCGGTGCTGGCGTACGCGCTGGGCAACCGGCTGCTGACCGCGCTCGCCCCGCCCTACCAGCTGGCCGGTTCGGTGCTGCGCGTGCAGACCAGCATCGGGTTGGCCGAGGTGAGCGGTGACCGGCCGGCGGACGTGCTCCGGCAGGCCGAGCTGGCCCGACGACGGGCCGTGCAGCTGGGCCGGGACCGGGTCGAGTGGTACGACGCGTTCCTGGAGGAACAGCTGGTTCGCCGGCTCGACCTGGAACGGGAACTGCCCGGTGCGGTGGCGCGTGGCGAGCTGGATCTCGTGTACCAGCCGGTGCTCGACCTGGCGGACGGGCAGCCGGTCGGCGCGGAGGCGTTGCTGCGTTGGCGGAGCCCGGTGCTCGGCACGGTGCTCCCGGCCGAGTTGCTGCCGGTCGCCGAGGATCTGGACCTGGTCGGCGAGCTGGAATGGTGGGTACTGGACCGGGCCTGCCGGCAGTTGTCCAATTGGTCGGCGGGCGTCCGGGAGCTGTGGATGGCGGTCAACGTCACGACCCGGGAGCTGACCACCCCCGACTTCGTCCAGCGGGCCGCGGCCGTGCTGGCCGCGTACGGGGTGCCGCCGGAGCGGTTGGTGGTGGAGGTGAGCGAGCCGAGGGTCGCGGGTGACCTGCCGACCGTGGTGGCGCGGCTGGCCGGGCTGCGGTCGCTGGGCGTACGCACCGCGTTGGACGACTTCCGGCCCGAGCACGCCTCGCTGGCGCAGCTCCGCCGCCTGCCGATCGACCTGCTCAAGGTTGGCCCGGAGCTGGTGGGCGCACGGCCGGACGGGCAGCCACCGCTGATCGACGTGGTGGTCAACGTCGGCGAGCGGCTGGGCGTCGAGATCGTTGCCGAGGAGCTGGAGTCGTCGACCCAGGTCGAGGGGGCGCGCCGGGGCGGCTGCCGGTACGGGCAGGGATTCGCGCTGGCCCGCCCGGCGACGGCCGAGCGGGTCGAGGCGTACTTCGAGGAGTTTCCGTCGGCGTCCCGCTGAGCCTTCGCTGAACCGGTTCATCTCTCCCGGGGTGGCGCGGTGCTGCCACGAGGGGTGAGCTGCGGCGTCTCGTCCTGCACCCGGCTCGCCGGCTGTCCGGCGATGACGGCGAGCAGTTGCCGGGCGGCGTGCGCTCCGTACGCCGGGATGTCCCGGCCCAGCGCGGTCAGCGGCGGGTGCACCAGTCGGCACAACGGCGAGTCGTCCCAGGCCACGATGGACAGATCGCCGGGCACCGTGAGCCCCATCTCCTGGGCGACGGACAGCCCGGCGATGGCCATCACGTCGTTGTCGTAGATGACCGCGGTGGGCCGGTGGGCGGAGCTGAGCAGCCGGCGGGTGGCCCGGCCGCCCTCCTCCCCGGTGTAGTCGGACCAGACGGTGACCGCGTCGACCAGGTCGAGCCGCTGGCACAGCGCGGCGAAGGCGTCGGTACGGATCTCGGTGTGCCGCAGGTCGGGCAGGCCCGCGACCCGGGCGATCCGCCGGTGTCCGAGCGCGACCAGATATTCCACCGTCTCGGTCAAGGCGGCCTCGTCATCGGACCAGAGGCTGCCCAGGTCGCCGGTGCCACCGGGCCCGCCGATCACCACCGCCGGCAGTTGCAGCTGCTCGAGTGCGGGGATGCGCCGGTCGTCGGTGCGCAGGTCGCAGACGAGCACCCCGTCCACCCGACGCTCGCCCCACCAGCGCCGGTAGACCGCGATCTCGGCCTCGGGGTCGGCCACCACCTGGAGGGTCAGCGCGTACGAGCGGGCGGAGAGTTCGGCCTCGACGCCACTGATCAGCGCCATGAAGAACGGCTCGACGCCGAGTGTCCGGGCCGGCCGGCACAGGGCCAGACCGACCGCCCCGGCGGTGGCTGCGGAGAGTGCGCGGGCAGCGCTGCTGCGGCTGAACCCGATCTCCGTGGCGATGGCCAGGATGCGCTGCCGGGTGGCCTCGGAGACGCCGGGCTGCCCGTTCAACGCGTACGAGACGGCACCCTTGGACACCCCGGCGTACCGGGCGACGTCGGCGATGGTCGGCCGCTTCACCGGCGTGCTCCTTCGCTCTGGCCGTTGACCGTCCGGATTCCGAACCGTACGGTGGCTTAGCTTATCCGGTTCAGTCAACGTCTTTCGATGCAGAAGGTGCGGTGAAGTGTTGAGCCGACAGGCACTCTACGACGGTTGGACCCTGCGGGCGGCACCCGGAGCGCACGTGCCGGCCGAAATTGCCGGGCAGACCGTGCCGGCGACCGTGCCCGGTTGTGTGCACACCGACCTGCTCGACGCCGGGCTGATCCCCGATCCCTACCTCGACGACAACGAGGTGGCGCTGGCCTGGATCGGGCGCACCGACTGGCACTACCGGACGAGCTTCCGGCGCCCGACCGAACACCACGACCGGGTCGACCTGGTCTGCGCCGGCCTGGACACCGTGGCCACGCTCACCGTCAACGGTGTCGAGGTCGGTCGCACCGAGAACATGCACCGCGGCTATCGGTTCGACGTCCGGTCGTTGCTGCGCGACGGCGACAACGACCTGGCCATCACGTTCGACTCCGCGTACCGCTACGCCGAGGCGCAGCAGGAACGGCTCGGCGACCGGCCCAACGCCTACCCGGAGCCCTTCCACTTCATCCGCAAGATGGCCTGCAACTTCGGCTGGGACTGGGGGCCGACCCTGGTCACCGCCGGCATCTGGCAGGAGATCAGCCTGCACGCCTGGTCCACCGCCCGGTTGGCCACCGTCCGCCCACTGGTCACGATGGACGGCCGCGACGGCCAGGTCGAGCTGCACGTCGACGTCGAGCGGGTCGCGGACGTCCCGCTGACCGTCCGGGCGGCCGTCGCCGGCGTCAGCGCCGACGTGGTCATCCCGGCTGGCCAGCGCACGGCCGTGCTGACCCTCACCGTCCGCGAGCCCGCGCTCTGGTGGCCCCGGGGGTACGGCGAACAGGTGCGCCACCCGATCGAGGTGACCCTGCACGGACCGCACGGAGACGTCCTCGACAACTGGTCCCACCGGATCGGCTTCCGTTCCGTGCGACTGGACACCACCGCGGACGACCACGGGACCCCGTTCGCGTTGTCGGTCAACGACGTCCCCGTCTTCGTACGCGGGGTCAACTGGATCCCGGACGACGTGTTCCCCACCCGGATCACCCGGGACCGGCTGGCCGAGCGGTTCGACCAGGCCATCGCGGCCAACATCAACCTGCTGCGCGTCTGGGGCGGCGGCCGGTACGAGTCGGCGGACTTCTACGACCTCGCCGACGAACGCGGGCTGCTCGTCCAGCAGGACTTCCTCTTCGCCTGCGCGGCCTACCCGGAGGAGGAGCCGTTCGGCACTGAGGTGGCTGCCGAGGCCGCCGAGCAGGTGACCCGGCTTTCGCCGTACCCGTCGTTGGTGCTCTGGACCGGCAACAACGAGAACATCTGGGGCTGGCACGACTGGGACTGGCAGCAGGACCTCGCCGGGCGTACCTGGGGGCGCGGTTACTACCTCGACGTGCTGCCCCGGATCGTCGGTGAGCTCGACCCGACCCGTCCGTACTGGCCGGGCAGCCCCTGGTCGGGCACCGAGGCGATCCACCCCAATGACCCGGCGCACGGCACCACCCACATCTGGGACGTGTGGAACACCGACGACTACACCAAGTACCGGGAGTACGTGCCGCGCTTCGTCGCCGAGTTCGGCTACCAGGGCCCACCGGCGTACGCCACCCTCCGCCGGGCGCTCAGCGACGAACCCCTGGCGCACGACTCACCGGGCATGGCGCACCACCAGAAGGCGGCCGACGGGGACGCCAAGCTCCAGCGTGGCCTCGACGCGCACCTGCCCGCCCCGGCGGACTTCGACGACTGGCACTACCTGACGCAGCTCAACCAGGCACGAGCGATCCAGCTCGGGGTCGAGCACTTCCGCTCACACCGGGGCGTCTGCGCGGGCACCATCGTCTGGCAGCTCAACGACTGCTGGCCGGTCACGTCCTGGTCCGCCGTCGACGGCGACGGCCGTCGCAAACCCCTGTGGTACGCGCTGCGCCACGCGTACGCCGATCGACTGCTCACCGTGCAGCCCCGCGACGGGGGCCTCGCCCTGGTCGCGGTCAACGACGGCGGCACGACCTGGCGGGCGTCGGCCTCGGTGACCCGGCTGACCCTCGCCGGTGAGCCCCGGGCGAAGACGACGTTCGAGCTGGACGTCCCCGCGTACGCCTCGGTCGTGGTTGCGCTGCCGGCGGAGCTGGCCCGGCCGGACGAGACCCGGCGTGAGCTACTGGTCGCCGAGGCGGGTCAGAGCGCCGAGCGGGCGCTGTGGTTCTTCGCCGAGGACCGGGACGTGGACTGGCCGTCGGCGGTGTGGAACGCCACGGTCGAGCCGTTCGACGGCGGTCAGCGGGTCCGGGTCACCACCGGCACGGTGTTGCGCGACCTGACGCTCTTCGCGGACCGGCTCGACCCGTCGGCGTCCGTCGACCAGGCCCTGGTCACTCTGCTGCCGGGCGAGTCTGTCACCTTCACCGTGCGGGCCGATGGGTTGCTCGACGCTGCGGCCCTGACCGCCCGACCGGTGCTGCGCTGCGTCAACGACATCGAACGGAGCTAGCTTCCCTCCCAAGATCGTGCTCGATCCATGAAGTAGTGGCCTCCCTCGACGATGAGGCCACTACTTCCACGTTCGAGCACGATCATCACGCCGGGGACGATGCTGACCTTGTTCAGTTCAGGCGACAACGAGAAGGTCGAACTCGGCCAGTGAGGATCTGAGGTATGGGCAGCCGTTCGGAAGCGGGATCCGCTGCAGGCAGTGTCACCCAGCTCGCCGATCAGCTCCGGTCTTTCGCGGAGGAGCGCGAGTGGCAGCAGTTCCACACGCCGAAGAACCTGGCGATGGCGCTCTCCGGCGAGGTCGGCGAACTCCTGGCCGAGTTGCAGTGGCTGACACCAGATCAGGCGGCCCAGGTGATGGCGGACCCGCAGGCGGGTGCGCGAGTACGCGCTGAGATCGGCGACGTCATGATTTATCTGGTCCGGCTCGCCGACGTCCTCGACATCGACCTGGTGGGCGCGGCGACCGACAAGCTGGCCGACTCAGCCCGGCGGTACCCGGTGGAAATCGCCAGGGGGTCCGCGGCGAAGGCGCCACGGTCGTAGTCCTTGGTTGATCTTCTCGCTACAGTCATCGCAGTAAGGCGGTCCGACGGGCTTCCAGTGCACGGATATGCCCCCATCCGCACGATCGTTTCGTGCTGCCCGGGAGCACCTGTCGATGTCGGCGTACCGTACGTCCGCTGCTGGTCTGTCGCGTCTCGCCACTGATGGCACCCTCGTCGAGGTGCTGACCGAGCGGGCTCGCTTCGGCGGTCATGGAGTGAGCCCCGCTGAGAAGCGCTCTTGGGCGCGTAGTCTGCCGGTACTCGCGCAGGATCTCGTCGACACGGGCTTGGCCGAGGTCGAGGTGTTGGTCGAGTACCAACTCCCGTTGACCAGCCGCCGCGTCGACGCGGTACTGGCCGGTGTCGACCCGCGTACCGGAGATGACTCCTACCTCGTCGTCGAACTCAAGCAATGGTCCTACGCCACGGCCTTCGAGGACTCCGACACTCTCGTCGCGGTCGAGCAGGTCCGTGGGCCACGCCTGCATCCCGGTGTGCAGGTGCAGGATTACTGCCGCTATCTCACTGACTTCCTCGGTGTGCTCGGCCGCGATCAGAAGCTGTTATGGGGTGCCGCTTACCTGCACAACGCGGTGGACCGTGACGTTGCGGACCTGTTCGACCGGCCAGCCACGGAGCAGAGCCGGATCTTCACCGGGCAGCGTCGGGGGCAGTGGCTCGATCACCTGCGTAGCCGATTCGCACCCGTTTCGGGAGCAGACCCGGCGGACCGGTTCCTGACCAGCACCGTGCGCCCCAGCCGGCATCTGTTGGCGTACGCCGCCGCTGAGCTGAAGGAACGCTCGCACTTCATCCTGCTCGACGAGCAGCATGTGGCGTACGAGTTGGTCATGCACGCGATCGAGCGGGCCCGGACGGCGAACCACAAGCGCGCGGTCGTGGTGGCGGGCGGGCCGGGCAGCGGCAAGAGCGTCATCGCCCTCTCGGTCCTCGGGGAGTTGGCCCGGCAGAACCGGTCGGTGCTGCACGCCACCGGCTCGCGGTCGTTCACCCAGACGCTGCGTCGCTACGCCGGCCGGGGATCGACCCGGCTGCAGAGCCTCTTCAAGTACTTCAACAGCTTCATGGACGCCGAGCCGAACGACATCGAGGTGCTGATCTGCGACGAGGCGCATCGGGTGCGGGAGAACTCGGCCAACCGCTACACACCTAAGGCCCGGCGGGATGTCGCCCGCCCGCAGTTGGAGGAACTCATCTCGCTCGCCCGGGTGCCGGTCTTCCTGCTCGATGAGCATCAGGTGGTAAAGCCGGGTGAGCTGGGCAGCGTTGAGGTCATTTCCGCCTTCGCGGAGAAGCTCGGCGTGGACGTCGACGTGGTCTCCCTGCACGACCAGTTCCGCTGCGGCGGCAGCGAAGCGTACGAGGAATGGGTTCTTGACCTGCTCGGCCTCGATGGGGGCGAGCCGTCCGTCTGGAGCGGCGACGGCAGGTTCGACGTGCGGGTCGCCGAGTCGCCGGAGGAGATGGAGGCATACCTCGCCGAACGGCAGGGAACCAGCGGCACGGCTAGGATGTCGGCCGGCTACTGCTGGCCGTGGAGCGACCCGAGGCCCGACGGCACGTTGGTGCCGGACGTCACGATCGGTGACTGGGCGCGACCGTGGAATGTCCGGAGCGAACGCAGTGTTGGCGAGGCGCCGGGGAGTGCGTTCTGGGCCACCGACCCGAATGGCTTCGGCCAGGTCGGCTGCGTATATACCGCCCAGGGCTTCGAGTACGACTGGTCGGGGGTCATCATCGGCCCGGACCTGGTGGCGAGGGACGGCCGGCTGGTGACCCGCCGCGAGGAGTCGAAGGACTCGTCGATCCGCAGCCGCAAGTCCGTCGGCGACGGGGAAGTTGACCGTTTGATCCGCAACACCTACAAGGTGTTGCTGACCCGGGGCATGCGCGGCACGGTGCTGTACGCGACCGACCCGGAGACGCGGGAGTTCCTGCGCGATCTTGTGCGGGTCCGACGGGCACCGGAGATCAGGTTCGAGGTCGAAGCCGGGTAGCGGCAGCCACACAGTGTCGATACTGTGACCGTCAGTTCAGCGGATCGACGGGCTTCCTGCGGAGGACACGCCCCCACCGCACGAGATCTTCGTGCCTCGGGGGCCTGTCAGTGCTGGCGTTCCAAACCACACCAGCTCAGATCGTCGCGCTGCATGACGACGAACGACTCGACGACGAGTTGGCGGCCTATCTGACCGCCTCCGGATACAAGGTGAACGGGCCTGAGCGACGCTCCTGGCGAAACAGCCTGCCAGCCCTTGCGCGACACCTGTGTGCGCTGGGATACGGCGATCTCGACGCGCTCGTGGAGTACCAACTTCCTCGCAGTAGCCGGCGGATCGACGTCATCCTCGCCGGAGCCGAACCCTTGACGATGCGGGCGACGTACCTCGTGGTGGAACTGAAGCAGTGGAGCGAGGCTTCGCGGTACGACGACGACGGGAGCGTTCTGCGCGTCAATTACCTCGAACAACCGCAGCTGCATCCCGCCCTGCAGGTGCAGGCGTACTGCGCGTACCTCGTGGACTATGTCGAGAAGGTAAGGGAGTGGCCCAACGCCGTGCACGGCATGGCCTACCTGCACAACGCCAAGCGCGACCACATCCCGGACCTGCTGCGTGAGCGCAGCTACCAGAGCATGGTGTGGACCCCGGACAAGGCTGAACAGTTCCCTGTCTATCTCGAGCGTAAGTTTCATCGAGTGCGGCACCCGCAGGCTGCGTATCGGCTGCTGACCAGCCCAATTCGGCAGAGCAGGCAACTGCTGTCCCTCGCGGCGGATGAGGTGACCAACCGGGCGCTCTTCCCCCTGCTGGACGAGCAGCGGGCGGCATACGAGCTGGTGCTGCGAGGGGTGCGTTGGGCCGAGGAGGGGCGCGGCAAGCGAGTCGTGATCATTTCGGGAGGACCGGGCAGCGGCAAGAGCGCGATCGGGCTCAACCTGCTCGCCGAACTGGCCCGCGAGGAACGGCAGATTGCCCACGCTACCGGTTCGCGGGCATTTACCCGGACCCTCCAGCAGTATGCGCGGCGTCAACCCGCGGACCCTGCGCAGCGGACCAGACCGTTGTTCAGCTACTTCATGGACTTCATGGATGCCACTCCCGATAAGCTCGACGTGCTCATCTGCGACGAGGCGCACCGGATTCGTGCACGGTCGACCAAGGGGTCGCGGCAGGGCAGCAAGCCCCAGGTGCAGGAGCTGATTGAGGCCGCCAAGGTGCCGGTCTTCCTGCTCGATGACAACCAGGTCGTACGCCCAGACGAGGTGGGCAGCGTAGACACGATCACGGAGGCAGCAGGCCAGTTGGATCTGGAGGTCGACCGGATCGAGCTAGGCGCGCAGTTCCGCTGCGGCGGTAGCCCACGCTACGAACGGTGGGTGCTGCACCTGTTGGGATTGGCCCGCGCGGCTCCGTACCGCTGGAAGGGCGACGAACGGTTCCGGCTCGCCCTGGTGGATTCTCCCGAGGAAATGGAGACGATCCTGCGGGGATGCCAAGATCGGGGGGAGAGCGCGAGGATCTCGGCCGGATTCTGCTGGCCGTGGACCCATCGGGCGCAGAACGGCCGGCTCGTGCCCGACGTCCGCATCGAGAGCTGGGCAAGGCCGTGGAACGCGTACGACGACTATCCGCCCAAAGGAATTCCGACCAGCGCCTACTGGGCCACGGATCCGCGCGGGTTCGGGCAGATTGGCTGCATCTACACCGCCCAGGGGTTCGAGTACGACTGGTCCGGCGTGATCATCGGCAAGGACCTCGTCGTGCGCGATGGCCGATTCGTCTCCGATCCGAGAAAGTCGTGCGACCCGGCAATCGTGAATGGCGAGGGCAGGGTCATCGCCAGGAACGCGGACCGGCTGATCCGAAACACGTACAAGGTCCTGCTCACCAGAGGGCTTCGAGGCACGCTTCTGTTCGCGGATGATCCGGAGACTCAGGCTTTCCTGTCGCAGCTTATCCCGGCACCGCATAGGCCAGGTCGACTGATTGCTCCGGGCGTAAGGCGGATCGATGCGGTCAGAGCCGACCGCCCAGCGGGTTCGCATACCGGCACCCCGGCCACCCCTAGCGAGCGCTCGGACACCGGTTCGATGCCCGCCCGTTCGGGCGCTGCCGATGGTGAGCTTGACGAGCGCTGAGCGTCGGTGCCGGATCCCGGACTCTGTCGGGCTCCCGAGTCGTGCTGCCCAACCCAGGGGTTTGCAGGTCGCATGCCGGTATGGACGTCAATGGGCCGGATGGACCGGAAAGCCGCCTCATTTAACCGCCGAATGGAGACTGGGCACTGTCCGATAGGGACGGTAGCGTCCCCGAGACCGGCACAGGGCATTCGTGGGGAGTGGTTGTCATGACTACGCGGGCGCGCACGGTGCCGTATGCGTGAGGATTCGCCGCGCTGGGAGCAGATCAATTCGAGCGCGTTCCCGCACGAGCAGGACGGTCTGCGCGAGCTGGCGTCGTACCTGCCGGATGCCGAGCCGTACCACGTCTGGGCGAACGTCGAGTTTGTCGGCACCGACGGTTCGATCAACGAGGTCGACGCGCTGGTGCTCACCTCGCGCGGCCTCTATGTGCTGGAATTGAAGCACTGGCAGGGCGTGATCGCCGGAGACGGCCAGCAGTGGCGACGCAAGATGCCGGGCGGCAGTCGCCGGACGTTGGACAGCCCGCTCATCCTCGCCAACCGCAAGGCCAAGCGGCTGCGCAGCGTGCTGCAGCAGTACGCCCCGCATGGCGCCCGGGTCCCCTACGTCAACGCGGCGGTGTTTCTGCACGCGCGGAACATGCGCTCCGAGCTGGATGACATCGGCCGCCAGCACGTCTACGGGCTCGACGGCAACTCGTCCCAGCTGCCAGGTTTGAAGGAGATGCTGCTCGCCCGCCCAGTCGACGCCAAGCACCATGTCGACGCGGTGCGCGGGCGGCAGATCGTCGAGCTGGTCCGCGGCGCGAAGATCCGCCCTTCGGTGGCCGACCGGCGGGTCAACCAGTTGGTCCTGCGCCAGCGGCCCTTCGCCGAGGGCCTCGGCTGGCAGGACTTCCTGGCCGACCACACCGTCGATACCTCCCTGCTGCGCCGGGTGCGGTTCTATCTGACCAGCCGTGCGGCTGAGGAGGACGTGCCGGCGATCCGGCGGGCCGCTGAACGCGAGTTTCGCCTGTTGCAGGGCATCCACCATCCGGGGATCGCGCGGGCGTTGGATCTGGTGGAACACCCGTGGGGGCCAGCCGTCATCTTC encodes:
- a CDS encoding PH domain-containing protein, which encodes MSKPDTVRFRYNQAILVAAVIAFIGALPLANARGYLLPVLLVPLAVGLWAWRAGTDADARELRVRALVGQRRINWDQVLELTTDQRGRAVARLDDGQQVSLPAVRGVDLPRLVSATGQALPDNAAEAPGQ
- a CDS encoding GGDEF domain-containing phosphodiesterase encodes the protein MLLAYPFRVLVPRRVAPETATSTAVALLLLAGAADLVPAPVVIALAAGAGATLAGVRLARLASRRRTDPSPRAAGVLLDAAVVAAGLTAVVLPLVDGGHTSAVLVGSLVVAALSVTGLCRLPGRTRPSAGVGLRWLVESTSPAVGMALAGWLLLPHDGLPVSVRLVAALALGGLGMAVLNAFAGPRRRSPAAVCRGGVLLTLGGLVLLAALPSPAGRVTLLAVPPLVLGMLLVAVGAADAADAGDPGPADPIAPAWPRSVLPAAVLLLAAGLHLSAGRATDRTSVLLALAAVPPLVLRELLRAGDAPTAERRAAHRRPAGSAVRHRFAAQPRSLGTSDLPPGQPAHGQPGRPGDSDGPVTANGAGSAWSPDDGAGWPTFDRRPVAAGGGPPGDRAALLDALAAIGDVPAPSGALLLVDLHGTDGIGPTAREDVLAEAVHRARAVVASDDLITGCTGAGFAVVTGAGPVLAYALGNRLLTALAPPYQLAGSVLRVQTSIGLAEVSGDRPADVLRQAELARRRAVQLGRDRVEWYDAFLEEQLVRRLDLERELPGAVARGELDLVYQPVLDLADGQPVGAEALLRWRSPVLGTVLPAELLPVAEDLDLVGELEWWVLDRACRQLSNWSAGVRELWMAVNVTTRELTTPDFVQRAAAVLAAYGVPPERLVVEVSEPRVAGDLPTVVARLAGLRSLGVRTALDDFRPEHASLAQLRRLPIDLLKVGPELVGARPDGQPPLIDVVVNVGERLGVEIVAEELESSTQVEGARRGGCRYGQGFALARPATAERVEAYFEEFPSASR
- a CDS encoding LacI family DNA-binding transcriptional regulator encodes the protein MKRPTIADVARYAGVSKGAVSYALNGQPGVSEATRQRILAIATEIGFSRSSAARALSAATAGAVGLALCRPARTLGVEPFFMALISGVEAELSARSYALTLQVVADPEAEIAVYRRWWGERRVDGVLVCDLRTDDRRIPALEQLQLPAVVIGGPGGTGDLGSLWSDDEAALTETVEYLVALGHRRIARVAGLPDLRHTEIRTDAFAALCQRLDLVDAVTVWSDYTGEEGGRATRRLLSSAHRPTAVIYDNDVMAIAGLSVAQEMGLTVPGDLSIVAWDDSPLCRLVHPPLTALGRDIPAYGAHAARQLLAVIAGQPASRVQDETPQLTPRGSTAPPRER
- a CDS encoding glycoside hydrolase family 2 protein translates to MSRQALYDGWTLRAAPGAHVPAEIAGQTVPATVPGCVHTDLLDAGLIPDPYLDDNEVALAWIGRTDWHYRTSFRRPTEHHDRVDLVCAGLDTVATLTVNGVEVGRTENMHRGYRFDVRSLLRDGDNDLAITFDSAYRYAEAQQERLGDRPNAYPEPFHFIRKMACNFGWDWGPTLVTAGIWQEISLHAWSTARLATVRPLVTMDGRDGQVELHVDVERVADVPLTVRAAVAGVSADVVIPAGQRTAVLTLTVREPALWWPRGYGEQVRHPIEVTLHGPHGDVLDNWSHRIGFRSVRLDTTADDHGTPFALSVNDVPVFVRGVNWIPDDVFPTRITRDRLAERFDQAIAANINLLRVWGGGRYESADFYDLADERGLLVQQDFLFACAAYPEEEPFGTEVAAEAAEQVTRLSPYPSLVLWTGNNENIWGWHDWDWQQDLAGRTWGRGYYLDVLPRIVGELDPTRPYWPGSPWSGTEAIHPNDPAHGTTHIWDVWNTDDYTKYREYVPRFVAEFGYQGPPAYATLRRALSDEPLAHDSPGMAHHQKAADGDAKLQRGLDAHLPAPADFDDWHYLTQLNQARAIQLGVEHFRSHRGVCAGTIVWQLNDCWPVTSWSAVDGDGRRKPLWYALRHAYADRLLTVQPRDGGLALVAVNDGGTTWRASASVTRLTLAGEPRAKTTFELDVPAYASVVVALPAELARPDETRRELLVAEAGQSAERALWFFAEDRDVDWPSAVWNATVEPFDGGQRVRVTTGTVLRDLTLFADRLDPSASVDQALVTLLPGESVTFTVRADGLLDAAALTARPVLRCVNDIERS
- a CDS encoding nucleotide pyrophosphohydrolase, coding for MGSRSEAGSAAGSVTQLADQLRSFAEEREWQQFHTPKNLAMALSGEVGELLAELQWLTPDQAAQVMADPQAGARVRAEIGDVMIYLVRLADVLDIDLVGAATDKLADSARRYPVEIARGSAAKAPRS
- a CDS encoding DUF2075 domain-containing protein, whose translation is MSAYRTSAAGLSRLATDGTLVEVLTERARFGGHGVSPAEKRSWARSLPVLAQDLVDTGLAEVEVLVEYQLPLTSRRVDAVLAGVDPRTGDDSYLVVELKQWSYATAFEDSDTLVAVEQVRGPRLHPGVQVQDYCRYLTDFLGVLGRDQKLLWGAAYLHNAVDRDVADLFDRPATEQSRIFTGQRRGQWLDHLRSRFAPVSGADPADRFLTSTVRPSRHLLAYAAAELKERSHFILLDEQHVAYELVMHAIERARTANHKRAVVVAGGPGSGKSVIALSVLGELARQNRSVLHATGSRSFTQTLRRYAGRGSTRLQSLFKYFNSFMDAEPNDIEVLICDEAHRVRENSANRYTPKARRDVARPQLEELISLARVPVFLLDEHQVVKPGELGSVEVISAFAEKLGVDVDVVSLHDQFRCGGSEAYEEWVLDLLGLDGGEPSVWSGDGRFDVRVAESPEEMEAYLAERQGTSGTARMSAGYCWPWSDPRPDGTLVPDVTIGDWARPWNVRSERSVGEAPGSAFWATDPNGFGQVGCVYTAQGFEYDWSGVIIGPDLVARDGRLVTRREESKDSSIRSRKSVGDGEVDRLIRNTYKVLLTRGMRGTVLYATDPETREFLRDLVRVRRAPEIRFEVEAG